The proteins below come from a single Oerskovia jenensis genomic window:
- a CDS encoding glycoside hydrolase family 13 protein, with the protein MREDDSTRGADPTWWRDAVIYQVYVRSFADGDGDGTGDLAGVRQHLPYLRDLGVDAIWFTPWYLSPLADGGYDVADYREIDPQFGTLTEAEQLIAAARELGIRTIVDVVPNHVSAAHRWFQAALAAGPGSPERERFWFHPGKGPGGDEMPTHWVSDFQGTTWTRTTNPDGTPGEWYLHLFTPEQPDLNWNHPDVRREHEDILRFWFDRGAAGIRIDSAALLVKDATLPEVPAHPGPGEHPHVDRDEIHDVYRGWRTVAESYDEPRVLVGEVWLADRARFAQYLRPDEMHTAFNFDFMARPWDAKALRESVQTTLDAHAPVGAPATWVLSNHDVTRPVTRYGREDSAFAFGAKRFGTPTDLAAGRRRARAAALLSAALPGSLYVYQGDELGLPEVEDLPLDVINDPMHFRSGGVDPGRDGCRVPLPWTRGGTSHGFGPDDGAHPWLPQPAGWGDLSVEAQAGDDASMLSLYRRVLALRRTEPAFRGDFAWADDALSGEATSDQVLAFTRGDVLCVVNLGPAVPLPAGYDVLLTSADLENGPTGAEVPTDTAAWLRRTPPGHATGTTPA; encoded by the coding sequence GTGCGCGAGGACGACTCGACCCGAGGGGCCGACCCCACCTGGTGGCGGGACGCGGTCATCTACCAGGTGTACGTGCGCAGCTTCGCGGACGGCGACGGCGACGGCACGGGCGACCTGGCCGGCGTGCGGCAGCACCTGCCGTACCTGCGGGACCTGGGTGTCGACGCCATCTGGTTCACCCCCTGGTACCTGTCCCCGCTCGCCGACGGCGGCTACGACGTCGCGGACTACCGCGAGATCGACCCCCAGTTCGGCACGCTCACCGAGGCCGAGCAGCTCATCGCCGCGGCGCGCGAGCTGGGCATCCGCACCATCGTCGACGTCGTGCCCAACCACGTCTCGGCCGCGCACCGCTGGTTCCAGGCCGCGCTCGCCGCCGGCCCCGGCTCGCCCGAGCGCGAGCGCTTCTGGTTCCACCCCGGCAAGGGTCCGGGCGGCGACGAGATGCCCACGCACTGGGTCTCCGACTTCCAGGGCACCACCTGGACCCGCACCACGAACCCCGACGGCACACCCGGCGAGTGGTACCTGCACCTGTTCACGCCCGAGCAGCCGGACCTCAACTGGAACCACCCCGACGTGCGGCGCGAGCACGAGGACATCCTGCGGTTCTGGTTCGACCGCGGCGCCGCGGGCATCCGCATCGACTCCGCCGCGCTGCTCGTCAAGGACGCCACGCTGCCCGAGGTCCCGGCTCACCCCGGCCCGGGCGAGCACCCCCACGTCGACCGTGACGAGATCCACGACGTCTACCGCGGCTGGCGTACCGTCGCCGAGTCCTACGACGAGCCGCGCGTCCTGGTGGGCGAGGTCTGGCTCGCCGACCGCGCCCGGTTCGCGCAGTACCTGCGCCCCGACGAGATGCACACCGCGTTCAACTTCGACTTCATGGCCCGCCCCTGGGACGCCAAGGCCCTGCGCGAGTCCGTCCAGACGACGCTCGACGCGCACGCCCCCGTCGGCGCCCCCGCCACGTGGGTCCTGTCCAACCACGACGTGACCCGCCCCGTGACGCGCTACGGCCGCGAGGACAGCGCGTTCGCGTTCGGGGCCAAGCGCTTCGGGACGCCGACCGACCTGGCCGCGGGCCGCCGTCGGGCCCGCGCCGCCGCGCTGCTGTCCGCCGCGCTGCCCGGCTCGCTGTACGTCTACCAGGGCGACGAGCTCGGCCTGCCCGAGGTCGAGGACCTCCCGCTCGACGTCATCAACGACCCCATGCACTTCCGGTCCGGGGGAGTGGACCCCGGCCGCGACGGCTGCCGCGTCCCCCTGCCGTGGACGCGCGGCGGCACCAGCCACGGGTTCGGGCCCGACGACGGCGCTCACCCCTGGCTGCCCCAGCCGGCCGGGTGGGGCGACCTGTCGGTCGAGGCGCAGGCGGGCGACGACGCGTCGATGCTCAGCCTCTACCGCCGTGTGCTCGCGCTGCGCCGCACCGAGCCCGCGTTCCGCGGCGACTTCGCCTGGGCCGACGACGCCCTGTCCGGCGAGGCGACGAGCGACCAGGTGCTCGCGTTCACGCGCGGCGACGTGCTGTGCGTCGTCAACCTCGGCCCCGCCGTCCCGCTGCCCGCCGGGTACGACGTGCTCCTGACGAGCGCCGACCTCGAGAACGGCCCCACGGGTGCCGAGGTCCCCACCGACACGGCCGCGTGGCTGCGGCGCACCCCGCCCGGCCACGCGACCGGCACCACCCCCGCCTGA
- a CDS encoding ABC transporter substrate-binding protein, whose amino-acid sequence MKSTRRAIALTLVGALTATALAACSSSGSGDDESADGKTTLKVVSLLPGSEPEAIDAFNEQVKQFEDANPDIDVVPEEYEWKATTFAAQLAGGTLPDVFEIPFTDAKTLVENKQIADLDTQFRTLPYADKFNPAIIDAGTGPDGHVYAIPAKNVYGVGLHYNRALFESAGLDPDSPPTTWDQVREYAKKIADANPGVAGYAQMTQNNTGGWQLTVNTYSRGGRVQDVDDDGKATESLDNDGTKEALEFLQALRWEDNSMGSNFLLDWGTMNEAFAAGQVGMYTSGSDVYTSMVQSNGLDPATYGLTALPLDGDDAGVLTGGTLAAMPAQATDEKKAAAVKWIDFFYLNKLVDQDAAVKDAQTLVASDQPVGTPVLPMFSKEQYLENQEWIKDYINVPLNQMTGYTDTMFDLPLVGEPSQKTQEIYALMDPVVQAVLTDQNADIDKLLADANKQAQALLDQG is encoded by the coding sequence ATGAAGTCCACACGCCGCGCGATCGCCCTCACCCTCGTGGGGGCCCTCACCGCCACCGCCCTCGCCGCCTGCTCGAGCTCCGGCTCTGGCGACGACGAGTCCGCCGACGGGAAGACCACCCTCAAGGTCGTCTCCCTCCTGCCCGGCTCCGAGCCCGAAGCCATCGACGCCTTCAACGAGCAGGTCAAGCAGTTCGAGGACGCCAACCCCGACATCGACGTCGTGCCCGAGGAGTACGAGTGGAAGGCGACCACGTTCGCCGCCCAGCTCGCCGGCGGCACCCTGCCCGACGTGTTCGAGATCCCGTTCACCGACGCCAAGACCCTCGTCGAGAACAAGCAGATCGCCGACCTCGACACCCAGTTCCGCACCCTGCCCTACGCCGACAAGTTCAACCCCGCGATCATCGACGCCGGCACCGGACCCGACGGACACGTCTACGCCATCCCCGCCAAGAACGTCTACGGCGTCGGCCTCCACTACAACCGGGCCCTGTTCGAGTCCGCGGGCCTCGACCCCGACTCCCCGCCCACCACCTGGGACCAGGTCCGCGAGTACGCCAAGAAGATCGCCGACGCCAACCCCGGCGTCGCCGGCTACGCCCAGATGACGCAGAACAACACCGGCGGCTGGCAGCTCACCGTCAACACCTACTCGCGCGGCGGCCGCGTCCAGGACGTCGACGACGACGGCAAGGCCACCGAGTCGCTCGACAACGACGGCACCAAGGAAGCCCTCGAGTTCCTGCAGGCCCTGCGCTGGGAGGACAACTCCATGGGCAGCAACTTCCTGCTCGACTGGGGCACCATGAACGAGGCCTTCGCCGCAGGCCAGGTCGGCATGTACACGTCGGGCTCCGACGTCTACACCTCGATGGTCCAGTCCAACGGGCTCGACCCCGCGACCTACGGCCTCACCGCGCTGCCCCTCGACGGCGACGACGCCGGCGTCCTCACGGGCGGCACGCTCGCCGCGATGCCCGCCCAGGCCACCGACGAGAAGAAGGCCGCCGCCGTCAAGTGGATCGACTTCTTCTACCTGAACAAGCTCGTCGACCAGGACGCCGCCGTCAAGGACGCCCAGACGCTCGTCGCGAGCGACCAGCCCGTCGGCACCCCCGTGCTCCCCATGTTCAGCAAGGAGCAGTACCTCGAGAACCAGGAATGGATCAAGGACTACATCAACGTCCCGCTGAACCAGATGACCGGGTACACCGACACCATGTTCGACCTGCCCCTCGTCGGTGAGCCGTCGCAGAAGACGCAGGAGATCTACGCGCTCATGGACCCCGTCGTCCAGGCCGTGCTGACCGACCAGAACGCCGACATCGACAAGCTGCTGGCGGACGCGAACAAGCAGGCCCAGGCGCTGCTCGACCAGGGGTGA
- a CDS encoding carbohydrate ABC transporter permease translates to MTATSAPARRRHEAPADKPARRRSPVTWVRGGGLSNLIFLLPVIVIFGVFSWFPIVRALLMSVQETNLVDTQFVGLDNFRYVLADPLLWTAVRNTAYFAFLALLFGYPVPLVAAVLMSEVRRYKGLYSALAYLPVVVPPVVAVLLWKFFYDAGPHGVFNTILGWVGLGPYPWLQDATTAMPSLVLAATWAGAGGTIIIYLAALTSVPPELYDAAEVDGAGVWRKVWHVTMPQLRGVLFITLILQIIGTAQVFLEPYLFTGGGPANSTITILLLIYNYAFANSLGGNYGAATALSLMLALALAAFSALYFRLTRSWSTS, encoded by the coding sequence GTGACCGCCACCAGTGCACCGGCGCGCAGACGCCACGAAGCGCCGGCCGACAAGCCCGCCCGACGACGGTCGCCCGTGACCTGGGTGCGTGGCGGCGGGCTCAGCAACCTGATCTTCCTGCTGCCCGTGATCGTGATCTTCGGGGTCTTCTCGTGGTTCCCGATCGTGCGCGCGCTCCTCATGAGCGTGCAGGAGACGAACCTCGTCGACACCCAGTTCGTGGGGCTCGACAACTTCCGGTACGTGCTCGCCGACCCGCTGCTGTGGACCGCGGTCAGGAACACGGCCTACTTCGCGTTCCTCGCGCTGCTGTTCGGGTACCCCGTCCCCCTCGTGGCCGCGGTGCTGATGAGCGAGGTGCGCCGGTACAAGGGGCTCTACTCGGCGCTCGCGTACCTGCCGGTCGTCGTGCCGCCCGTCGTGGCCGTGCTGCTGTGGAAGTTCTTCTACGACGCCGGCCCCCACGGCGTGTTCAACACGATCCTCGGCTGGGTGGGCCTGGGGCCGTACCCGTGGCTCCAGGACGCGACCACGGCCATGCCCTCGCTCGTCCTCGCGGCCACGTGGGCCGGCGCGGGCGGCACGATCATCATCTACCTCGCGGCGCTCACGAGCGTCCCGCCCGAGCTGTACGACGCCGCCGAGGTCGACGGCGCGGGCGTGTGGCGCAAGGTGTGGCACGTGACCATGCCCCAGCTCCGCGGGGTCCTGTTCATCACGCTGATCCTGCAGATCATCGGGACCGCGCAGGTGTTCCTCGAGCCGTACCTGTTCACGGGCGGCGGCCCCGCGAACTCGACCATCACGATCCTGCTGCTCATCTACAACTACGCGTTCGCGAACAGCCTGGGCGGCAACTACGGCGCGGCGACCGCGCTGTCGCTCATGCTCGCGCTCGCCCTCGCGGCCTTCTCCGCCCTGTACTTCCGCCTGACCCGGTCCTGGAGCACCTCATGA
- a CDS encoding carbohydrate ABC transporter permease: MDGVADRGAVSVADWRRPSVRFGMGGTHVLLLVLLVVAGLGPMLLLAKFAVTPTQDILRTPMAIFPNGIAWDNLDKAWNEVQVSKYFFNTIWLALGSWAVQMVVATTAGYGLSVLRPRYGKAIQAAVLSTMFIPAVVLLVPLYLTILDPPLLGTSLINSFWAVWLPAGASAFNVLLVQRFFDNLPREVFEAARVDGAGPYRLFWSIVLPMSKPILGVVSVFAIIASWKDFLWPLLVLKDPLIQPLSVRLPAIAATTDKGVFLAALAISTIIPVLLFLVFQRTFLQGAGLGGAVKG; the protein is encoded by the coding sequence ATGGACGGCGTGGCCGACCGGGGCGCGGTGTCCGTCGCGGACTGGCGACGCCCGTCGGTGCGGTTCGGGATGGGCGGGACGCACGTCCTGCTGCTCGTGCTGCTCGTGGTCGCGGGGCTCGGGCCCATGCTGCTGCTCGCGAAGTTCGCGGTCACGCCCACGCAGGACATCCTGCGCACGCCCATGGCGATCTTCCCGAACGGCATCGCGTGGGACAACCTCGACAAGGCGTGGAACGAGGTGCAGGTCAGCAAGTACTTCTTCAACACGATCTGGCTCGCGCTGGGCTCGTGGGCCGTGCAGATGGTCGTCGCGACGACCGCGGGCTACGGGCTCTCGGTGCTGCGCCCGCGCTACGGCAAGGCGATCCAGGCCGCGGTGCTGTCGACCATGTTCATCCCGGCCGTGGTACTCCTCGTGCCCCTGTACCTGACGATCCTGGACCCGCCGCTGCTGGGCACCTCGCTCATCAACAGCTTCTGGGCGGTGTGGTTGCCCGCGGGCGCGAGCGCGTTCAACGTGCTGCTCGTGCAGCGGTTCTTCGACAACCTGCCGCGCGAGGTCTTCGAGGCCGCGCGGGTCGACGGCGCGGGTCCCTACCGGCTGTTCTGGTCGATCGTGCTGCCCATGTCCAAGCCCATCCTGGGCGTGGTGTCGGTGTTCGCGATCATCGCGAGCTGGAAGGACTTCCTCTGGCCGCTCCTGGTCCTCAAGGACCCCCTGATCCAGCCGCTGTCGGTGCGCCTGCCCGCGATCGCGGCCACGACCGACAAGGGCGTGTTCCTCGCGGCGCTCGCGATCTCGACCATCATCCCGGTGCTGCTGTTCCTCGTGTTCCAGCGCACGTTCCTGCAGGGTGCGGGGCTCGGCGGAGCGGTCAAGGGATAG
- a CDS encoding ferrochelatase — protein sequence MPSYSPQTTAAGPGARTSTAPAAAAEVRPYDALLLYSFGGPNKPEDVVPFLRNVTVGKGIPDERLEEVGEHYYGFGGKSPINEQNLALKAALEEELADRGIDLPVVWGNRNWEPYTRDAVEQLAEVGAKRAVALVTSAFSSYSGCRQYREDLALTLDARGELGPDGSTGIQFDKVRSYFNHPGFAQANVDAVLEAYEALAAKGGDVREARLVFVTHSIPLTMEAASRISHATYSRQHLDLARVVAEEVSTRLGHDVEWNLTFCSRSGPPAQPWLEPDVNDHLESLAADDVTNVVLSPIGFVSDHMEVAYDLDTEAMETATRLGITAVRAGTVGTRAPFVKGLVDLVLERAAIARDEKFTEAVVGELGAFRSVCAPDCCLRRDGEPSGIPALCSTDVNR from the coding sequence ATGCCCTCGTACTCGCCCCAGACGACGGCCGCCGGACCCGGTGCACGGACCAGCACCGCTCCTGCCGCTGCCGCAGAAGTCCGCCCCTACGACGCCCTCCTCCTCTACTCGTTCGGAGGGCCCAACAAGCCCGAGGACGTCGTGCCGTTCCTGCGCAACGTCACGGTCGGCAAGGGGATCCCCGACGAACGACTCGAGGAGGTCGGTGAGCACTACTACGGGTTCGGCGGCAAGAGCCCCATCAACGAGCAGAACCTCGCCCTCAAGGCTGCGCTCGAGGAAGAGCTCGCGGACCGCGGGATCGATCTGCCCGTCGTGTGGGGCAACCGCAACTGGGAGCCCTACACGCGCGACGCCGTCGAGCAGCTCGCCGAGGTCGGCGCGAAGCGCGCCGTAGCCCTCGTGACCTCGGCCTTCTCGTCCTACTCGGGCTGCCGTCAGTACCGCGAGGACCTCGCGCTCACGCTCGACGCGCGCGGCGAGCTCGGCCCCGACGGCTCGACCGGCATCCAGTTCGACAAGGTGCGCTCGTACTTCAACCACCCCGGTTTCGCGCAGGCGAACGTCGACGCGGTGCTCGAGGCGTACGAGGCGCTCGCGGCCAAGGGCGGCGACGTCCGCGAGGCCCGGCTAGTGTTCGTCACGCACTCGATCCCGCTGACCATGGAGGCCGCGTCGCGCATCTCGCACGCGACCTACTCGCGCCAGCACCTCGACCTGGCCCGCGTCGTCGCGGAGGAGGTCTCGACCCGCCTCGGCCACGACGTCGAGTGGAACCTGACGTTCTGCTCGCGCTCGGGCCCGCCCGCACAGCCGTGGCTCGAGCCCGACGTCAACGACCACCTCGAGTCGCTGGCCGCCGACGACGTCACGAACGTCGTGCTCTCGCCCATCGGTTTCGTGTCGGACCACATGGAGGTCGCGTACGACCTCGACACCGAGGCCATGGAGACCGCGACGCGCCTCGGGATCACCGCGGTGCGTGCCGGGACCGTCGGCACCCGGGCGCCCTTCGTCAAGGGCCTGGTGGACCTGGTCCTCGAGCGGGCCGCGATCGCCCGCGACGAGAAGTTCACCGAGGCCGTGGTCGGCGAGCTGGGCGCGTTCCGCTCGGTGTGCGCCCCGGACTGCTGCCTGCGCCGCGACGGGGAGCCCAGCGGCATCCCGGCGCTGTGCAGCACCGACGTGAACCGCTGA
- the hemQ gene encoding hydrogen peroxide-dependent heme synthase, whose amino-acid sequence MNDAHRVPVDHEQINDAIRYTMWSVFALAESLPADAAERTEMVEAALAAVGGGEDPAAVDGDLVVRGWYDLGGLRSDADLMVWWHGPTIESVQGAYQRLRASELGRHLEPVWSNAALHRPAEFNRGHVPAFLMHEEPSAYLCVYPFVRSYDWYLLPDAERRTMLRDHGLAARDYPDVRANTVASFALGDYEWLLAFEAQELHRIVDLMRELRATEARRHVREETPFFTGPRTTLIEWAGRQPLS is encoded by the coding sequence ATGAACGACGCGCACCGCGTCCCCGTGGACCACGAGCAGATCAACGACGCGATCCGCTACACCATGTGGTCGGTCTTCGCGCTGGCCGAGTCCCTGCCGGCCGACGCCGCCGAGCGCACCGAGATGGTCGAGGCCGCGCTCGCCGCGGTGGGCGGCGGCGAGGACCCCGCGGCCGTCGACGGTGACCTCGTGGTCCGCGGCTGGTACGACCTGGGCGGCCTGCGCTCCGACGCGGACCTCATGGTCTGGTGGCACGGGCCGACGATCGAGTCCGTCCAGGGTGCCTACCAGCGCCTGCGGGCCAGCGAGCTCGGTCGCCACCTCGAGCCCGTCTGGTCGAACGCGGCCCTGCACCGCCCGGCCGAGTTCAACCGCGGGCACGTCCCGGCGTTCCTCATGCACGAGGAGCCCTCGGCGTACCTGTGCGTGTACCCGTTCGTGCGGTCGTACGACTGGTACCTCCTGCCCGACGCCGAGCGCCGCACCATGCTGCGCGACCACGGCCTCGCGGCGCGCGACTACCCGGACGTGCGCGCGAACACGGTCGCGTCGTTCGCGCTCGGCGACTACGAGTGGCTGCTGGCCTTCGAGGCCCAGGAGCTGCACCGCATCGTCGACCTCATGCGCGAGCTGCGTGCGACCGAGGCACGCCGCCACGTGCGCGAGGAGACGCCGTTCTTCACGGGTCCGCGGACCACGCTCATCGAGTGGGCGGGCCGTCAGCCCTTGTCCTGA
- a CDS encoding tryptophan-rich sensory protein, translating to MSSTREATSAQPATGPTATDRLRQVTVLVGAVVAIVGAAYGSGAFGGQAIQDAADGALSADATVVAPDGPAFSIWSLIYLGLAVFAVYQVLPRTATDPRLRAVSWWVLASMLLNAAWIGVVQTGVLPLSVLVIAVLVAVLAVILVRLVRTPPTSRVQAVVLDGTIGLYLGWASVATLANVAATLADAGVGELGLGASSWGVVVVAAGAALSVAYAVFAARRPVAAIGIGLAMAWGLGWIAYGRANGPLLDSTVAVAAAIAAAVAILAPVVTTVRARRG from the coding sequence ATGAGCAGCACCCGAGAAGCCACCTCAGCCCAGCCCGCCACGGGACCCACGGCCACCGACCGACTTCGCCAGGTCACCGTCCTCGTCGGGGCAGTGGTCGCGATCGTCGGCGCCGCGTACGGCTCCGGCGCGTTCGGCGGGCAGGCGATCCAGGACGCCGCCGACGGCGCCCTGTCCGCCGACGCGACGGTCGTCGCCCCCGACGGTCCGGCGTTCTCCATCTGGTCCCTCATCTACCTGGGGCTCGCGGTCTTCGCCGTCTACCAGGTGCTTCCGCGGACCGCGACCGACCCGCGCCTGCGGGCCGTGTCCTGGTGGGTCCTGGCTTCGATGCTGCTGAACGCCGCGTGGATCGGCGTGGTCCAGACCGGCGTCCTGCCGCTGAGCGTGCTGGTGATCGCCGTCCTCGTCGCCGTGCTCGCCGTCATCCTCGTGCGGCTCGTGCGCACCCCGCCCACGAGCCGTGTGCAGGCCGTGGTCCTCGACGGCACGATCGGCCTCTACCTCGGCTGGGCGAGCGTCGCGACGCTCGCGAACGTCGCCGCGACCCTCGCGGACGCGGGCGTGGGTGAGCTGGGGCTCGGTGCGAGCTCGTGGGGCGTCGTGGTGGTCGCTGCCGGCGCAGCGCTCTCCGTCGCCTACGCGGTCTTCGCCGCGCGCCGACCCGTTGCTGCGATCGGCATCGGGCTCGCGATGGCCTGGGGCCTGGGGTGGATCGCGTACGGTCGGGCGAACGGCCCGCTCCTCGACAGCACGGTCGCGGTCGCGGCGGCCATCGCCGCCGCCGTCGCGATCCTCGCCCCCGTCGTGACCACGGTGCGCGCCCGTCGCGGCTGA
- a CDS encoding Glu/Leu/Phe/Val family dehydrogenase, which yields MTTTSTPPTSGATPPAPTHEKASALATAHSQLASAVEILGYDPGLHEMLATPRREVNVSVPLRRDNGEIVLFRGYRVQHNVSRGPGKGGLRYHPSVDIEEVRALAMWMTWKCAVVDLPYGGAKGGVSIDPRQYSQAELERVTRRYTSEIMPVIGPERDIMAPDMGTNEQTMAWVMDTYSVNQGYTIPGVVTGKPIPVGGSLGRTTATSQGVVHTTRAALAEAGLELSDASIAVQGFGKVGSHAAAILAGQGARVVAVSDQYGGIHDEDGLDVAALFRHVAETGTVVGFEDAEPIDNHALLALPVDVLIPAAVEGVLDDETAHTVKARWVVEGANGPTTAAGDRILAKNGVTVVPDILANAGGVVVSYFEWVQANQAYWWTEQEIGEKLEHRMHVAYQGVSSLARREELSLRDAALVIGIQRTAEAHQIRGLYP from the coding sequence GTGACGACGACGTCAACGCCGCCCACCAGCGGTGCCACCCCGCCCGCCCCCACGCACGAGAAGGCCTCGGCCCTCGCGACGGCCCACAGCCAGCTCGCGAGCGCGGTCGAGATCCTCGGGTACGACCCGGGCCTGCACGAGATGCTCGCGACCCCGCGCCGCGAGGTCAACGTCTCCGTCCCGCTGCGGCGCGACAACGGCGAGATCGTGCTGTTCCGCGGCTACCGCGTGCAGCACAACGTCTCGCGCGGCCCGGGCAAGGGCGGGCTGCGGTACCACCCGAGCGTCGACATCGAGGAGGTGCGCGCGCTCGCGATGTGGATGACCTGGAAGTGCGCCGTCGTGGACCTGCCGTACGGCGGGGCCAAGGGCGGCGTCTCGATCGACCCGCGCCAGTACTCGCAGGCCGAGCTCGAGCGCGTGACCCGCCGGTACACGAGCGAGATCATGCCCGTCATCGGCCCCGAGCGGGACATCATGGCGCCCGACATGGGCACCAACGAGCAGACCATGGCGTGGGTCATGGACACCTACTCGGTCAACCAGGGGTACACGATCCCGGGCGTCGTGACGGGCAAGCCCATCCCCGTGGGCGGATCTCTCGGACGCACGACGGCGACCTCGCAGGGCGTGGTGCACACGACCAGGGCCGCGCTCGCCGAGGCGGGCCTCGAGCTCTCGGACGCCTCGATCGCGGTCCAGGGCTTCGGCAAGGTCGGCTCGCACGCGGCGGCGATCCTCGCGGGCCAGGGCGCCCGGGTCGTCGCGGTGAGCGACCAGTACGGCGGCATCCACGACGAGGACGGGCTCGACGTCGCGGCGCTGTTCCGGCACGTCGCCGAGACGGGGACCGTGGTCGGGTTCGAGGACGCCGAGCCGATCGACAACCACGCGCTGCTCGCGCTGCCCGTGGACGTGCTCATCCCGGCGGCCGTGGAGGGCGTGCTCGACGACGAGACCGCGCACACCGTCAAGGCCCGCTGGGTCGTCGAAGGAGCCAACGGCCCGACGACCGCGGCGGGCGACCGCATCCTCGCCAAGAACGGCGTGACGGTCGTGCCGGACATCCTCGCCAACGCGGGCGGCGTCGTCGTGTCCTACTTCGAGTGGGTCCAGGCGAACCAGGCGTACTGGTGGACCGAGCAGGAGATCGGCGAGAAGCTCGAGCACCGCATGCACGTGGCCTACCAGGGGGTCTCGTCGTTGGCCCGCCGCGAGGAGCTGAGCCTGCGCGACGCCGCGCTGGTCATCGGCATCCAGCGCACGGCCGAGGCGCACCAGATCCGCGGGCTCTACCCGTAG
- a CDS encoding aldo/keto reductase, giving the protein MTSIPTAALPGGDIPLLGLGTWQSEGDDCYRAVRHALDVGYRHIDTATMYGNEEQVGRALAASGVPRSDVFLTTKLRPADVGHEHETLAQSLRLLGTDYLDLWLIHWPPSGEASPWVWAEMLAARNVGLVRSVGVSNYSVDQLDVLSEQTGETPAVNQIPWGPDDYDARVVEQHSQRGVVLEGYSPFKRTNLDSPALQAVARAHGVSTAQVVVRWHLDHGFVVIPKSVTPARIEANFDVTGFSLSPDELASIDTFG; this is encoded by the coding sequence ATGACCTCGATCCCCACCGCCGCGCTGCCCGGCGGAGACATCCCCCTGCTCGGCCTGGGCACGTGGCAGTCCGAGGGCGACGACTGCTACCGCGCGGTGCGCCACGCGCTCGACGTCGGGTACCGGCACATCGACACCGCGACCATGTACGGCAACGAGGAGCAGGTGGGCCGCGCGCTCGCCGCCTCCGGGGTGCCGCGCAGCGACGTCTTCCTCACGACCAAGCTGCGCCCGGCGGACGTGGGCCACGAGCACGAGACCCTCGCGCAGTCGCTGCGCCTGCTCGGCACCGACTACCTGGACCTGTGGCTGATCCACTGGCCACCGTCGGGTGAGGCGTCCCCGTGGGTGTGGGCCGAGATGCTCGCGGCACGCAACGTGGGCCTCGTGCGCTCGGTCGGGGTGTCGAACTACTCGGTGGACCAGCTCGACGTCCTGTCCGAGCAGACGGGTGAGACGCCCGCGGTCAACCAGATCCCGTGGGGTCCTGACGACTACGACGCACGGGTCGTGGAGCAGCACTCGCAGCGCGGGGTGGTCCTCGAGGGGTACAGCCCGTTCAAGCGCACGAACCTCGACTCTCCCGCCCTCCAGGCCGTCGCCCGGGCGCACGGCGTGAGCACCGCGCAGGTCGTGGTGCGCTGGCACCTGGACCACGGTTTCGTCGTGATCCCCAAGTCGGTGACCCCGGCCAGGATCGAGGCGAACTTCGACGTCACGGGCTTCTCGCTGAGCCCCGACGAGCTCGCGAGCATCGACACGTTCGGGTGA
- a CDS encoding AraC family transcriptional regulator: MASLPDKSTPPRTWPGGEALLAALSPAMVDLMDELSSTMFCAKDVTGRYVLVNRVFVARTNERSRRAVLGRRATDLFVPQLAERYDQQDAEVLRTGRPLRNELELIRRLGGTPGWYLTSKLPVHDGAGHLVGLVSVSQDLREDDADDASMDSMARLVAGIEERLGQALTVADLAALAGCTPAVLDRRVRRVFSLSPRQLVLRARVDRAAELLAGTDSPIAEIAVVTGFYDQPAFTRTFARLTGETPSSFRRRARR; the protein is encoded by the coding sequence ATGGCATCGCTTCCGGACAAGTCCACCCCACCACGCACCTGGCCAGGCGGCGAGGCGCTGCTGGCTGCCCTCAGCCCCGCGATGGTCGACCTCATGGACGAGCTCTCCTCCACCATGTTCTGCGCCAAGGACGTCACGGGCAGGTACGTGCTGGTCAACCGGGTCTTCGTGGCCCGCACCAACGAGCGCTCGCGCCGTGCGGTCCTCGGCAGGCGCGCCACCGACCTGTTCGTGCCCCAGCTCGCCGAACGCTACGACCAGCAGGACGCCGAGGTCCTGCGCACCGGTCGCCCGCTGCGCAACGAGCTCGAGCTCATCCGCCGCCTGGGGGGCACGCCCGGCTGGTACCTCACGTCCAAGCTCCCCGTGCACGACGGCGCCGGTCACCTCGTCGGGCTCGTCTCGGTCTCGCAGGACCTGCGCGAGGACGACGCCGACGACGCCTCGATGGACTCCATGGCGCGGCTCGTGGCCGGGATCGAGGAGCGTCTGGGGCAGGCGCTCACGGTCGCCGACCTCGCGGCCCTCGCAGGGTGCACGCCTGCGGTGCTCGACCGCCGCGTGCGGCGCGTCTTCTCGCTCAGCCCACGCCAGCTCGTGCTCCGGGCCCGGGTCGACCGGGCCGCCGAGCTGCTCGCGGGCACCGACTCCCCCATCGCCGAGATCGCCGTCGTCACGGGCTTCTACGACCAGCCCGCGTTCACCCGGACGTTCGCACGCCTCACGGGCGAGACGCCGTCGTCCTTCCGGCGGCGAGCGCGGCGCTAG